TTATGTGTTTAAATGCCTCATTATGAATTGAAAAAAATGCTGTTTACGTCAAAATAGGCGGTATTTTTACCGGAAAACTTGTGATAACCTCAGTTATCAATGATAAAACGGAAGCCAATTCCTCTTATACTTTCAATATGGATGGTTTTATCTTGTGCTAAATACTTTCTCAGCCTGCTGATAAATACATCCATACTCCGGCCGTTAAAGAAATCAGATTCTTTCCATAAGTGATTAAGTATATCATTTCGCTTGATGATCTGGTTCTGATGCAAACACAGGTAATGAAGTAACTGAGCTTCTTTTTCTGTAAGTAGCTTAACTTCTTCCAAAAAAGTAAGCATTAGATTCCCGGGTTCGAATTTATAATTGCCAATCTGCATGATTTCCTGAGCAACCAAAGTAGCCTTTGTTCGTTTTAAGATATTCTTTACCCGCTGAATCAGCTCGTCTGCGTCAAAGGGTTTTAAAATATAATCATCAGCACCTAGCTTGAGGCCGTGCAGGATATCTTCTTTTAATTTACGGGCAGTTACAAACAGAAAGGGGAGTTGCGGATAAGTCTGCGCTAGTTTTTCTGCCAATGTGAAGCCATCTTCTTTTGGCATCATCACATCAATAATTAGAATATCATATGTTTCTCTTTTCAGTTCTTCCCGGGCTTCAATACCGTTAAACACTCTATGTGCCTGAAAATTGTTTATTTCCAAATATTGTTTTAACAGGTTTCCCAGATCAATATCATCTTCTACAATTAATACTTTGATATTCATATGGGTAAACGGATTAAAAATGTGCTGCCTTTTCCTGATTTGCTTTTCAAAGTAAGCTCAGCGCCGAGCTGTAAGGCCGCTTGTTTAGCGAGATATAACCCAAGCCCTAAACCTTTAACGGTATGCTTATTTTCCTCTGGAATGCGGTAAAACTTATCAAAAATATGCTGTTGATACTGTAGAGGAATACCTGATCCCTGATCAGTAATTTCTATATGATAATGAGTTTGGGTTTGGAAAGCCGTCAAATGAATCCACATGCCTTCTTCGCTATATTTTGCAGCATTATCTACTAATATGTTTAATATCTTTTCTAACGTCACGGCATTGGTTAGCAATGTTTGTGGTTTTGTCTCTATTTCTGCTATCAATTCATGATTGGCAATAGCTAAGTCGTTAACATACTCATGCAGAAATCCAGTAATTTCCAGCTCTTTTTGTTCAACTTTTATAGCCGTTATCATTGCACTATCGAGTACGCTATCCACGAGTTGCCTTATTTTTCCATGCTGCCTGTTTAGTGATTGCAACAAGTCGTTCAGCAAGGGTGGTTTTTCCTGCACTTCTTTTAATAAGATACTTTTTAAAATTATACTTACGGAACTTAAAGGGGTTTTCAGCTCATGGGTAATGTTATTCGCAAAATCTGTTTTCATTTCTGCCAGTCTCTTTTGTCTGATCATCGCACTAAAAACCAGGTATAATAAAATAATCACAGCTACAATTAAACCAATAGCGAGAAATAATACACCACCCATACGTTTGATAACTTCATTTTCCCGCTTGGAAATATCCATGAGATTTGATTGTCTGATTAAAATGCGTAAATCATCTCCAGTGCTCAGCGTCACATCCTTATTTAAAATAATCGTATGCGCTGTGTGGAAGTCATCTGCGGAAAAGACAATAGGTTTTGCCGAAGCAGCAAGTAATGTGTCTGATTTTCCATCAGTTTCAAAGATGATTTCATCAAAT
The sequence above is drawn from the Pedobacter cryoconitis genome and encodes:
- a CDS encoding sensor histidine kinase, whose product is MNKNHTTRALLIACVIIVCTLSFIQYYLVRNTYRLTRDNFYKEVKEGILMITNTPAMISVEEQTRAELRKTVIQYITNGMSKPAFIKLLKSNTQESGHKFSVYLKKMLDKKTGFEDIVYKSQFDEIIFETDGKSDTLLAASAKPIVFSADDFHTAHTIILNKDVTLSTGDDLRILIRQSNLMDISKRENEVIKRMGGVLFLAIGLIVAVIILLYLVFSAMIRQKRLAEMKTDFANNITHELKTPLSSVSIILKSILLKEVQEKPPLLNDLLQSLNRQHGKIRQLVDSVLDSAMITAIKVEQKELEITGFLHEYVNDLAIANHELIAEIETKPQTLLTNAVTLEKILNILVDNAAKYSEEGMWIHLTAFQTQTHYHIEITDQGSGIPLQYQQHIFDKFYRIPEENKHTVKGLGLGLYLAKQAALQLGAELTLKSKSGKGSTFLIRLPI
- a CDS encoding response regulator transcription factor, with translation MNIKVLIVEDDIDLGNLLKQYLEINNFQAHRVFNGIEAREELKRETYDILIIDVMMPKEDGFTLAEKLAQTYPQLPFLFVTARKLKEDILHGLKLGADDYILKPFDADELIQRVKNILKRTKATLVAQEIMQIGNYKFEPGNLMLTFLEEVKLLTEKEAQLLHYLCLHQNQIIKRNDILNHLWKESDFFNGRSMDVFISRLRKYLAQDKTIHIESIRGIGFRFIIDN